In Eriocheir sinensis breed Jianghai 21 chromosome 23, ASM2467909v1, whole genome shotgun sequence, a single window of DNA contains:
- the LOC127002499 gene encoding uncharacterized protein LOC127002499, with the protein MDEMRLPQSGGAHKQCRHKSNSALCRPPVDAAVPQGLGAATGLSRPSPIAGADPVPQEDVGGDCSPKLRTTPLSSVFLRDRDPPYPDYPAPPPWAAAPFTTTIRPLPARKALLVGERLTREAMDREKDVARPYAHVYYSDGSISHHTRAVGAAFVTAGHTAMFRLPEGCSFTQVELVAIHQALRYAVEEGRGDAILHCDSVPAIQSLHRDPLADNATLLTSIHVLMRIMEGAGRHVAVNWIPSHAGVPGNEAAY; encoded by the coding sequence ATGGACGAAATGCGTCTGCCTCAGAGCGGAGGCGCGCATAAGCAGTGTCGTCACAAGAGTAACTCCGCTCTCTGTCGGCCACCTGTCGACGCTGCTGTGCCACAAGGGCTCGGAGCCGCTACGGGCCTCAGTCGGCCAAGCCCTATTGCGGGCGCCGATCCTGTTCCGCAAGAGGACGTGGGCGGCGATTGCAGCCCCAAGCTCAGAACTACCCCCTTGTCCAGCGTGTTTCTGAGGGACAGAGATCCACCTTACCCCGACTatcctgcccctcccccctggGCGGCGGCCCCCTTCACAACCACCATCCGACCGCTGCCAGCGAGGAAGGCCTTGTTAGTTGGAGAGCGGCTGACGAGGGAGGCCATGGATAGGGAGAAGGACGTGGCGCGGCCCTACGCTCATGTATATTACTCCGACGGATCTATCAGCCATCACACCCGAGCAGTCGGTGCGGCGTTCGTCACGGCCGGGCACACTGCCATGTTCAGGCTGCCGGAAGGGTGCTCCTTCACCCAGGTCGAACTAGTAGCTATTCACCAGGCGCTGCGCTATGCTGTAGAGGAGGGCAGAGGCGACGCGATCCTCCACTGTGACTCAGTGCCAGCTATTCAGTCACTCCACCGGGACCCGTTGGCGGACAACGCCACCCTCCTTACCAGCATCCACGTCCTGATGCGGATAATGGAGGGGGCCGGCCGTCACGTGGCCGTCAACTGGATCCCCAGCCATGCCGGTGTGCCGGGGAACGAGGCGGCTTACTAG